The nucleotide sequence ACCACCGCGACCGCCGCCACCAAGGCCGCCAAGGCCACGGAGGAGTCCGGAACCGCCGAGGCTCCCGCCGCGGCCGGCGACGCCGCCGACGCGGCGGAGGCTGCGCCGAAGGCGAAGGCCCCGCGCCGCACCCGGGCGAAGAAGGCCGATGCCGAGGCTCCCGCCGAGGCCGGCGCTGCCGAGTCGACGCCGGCGGCCGAGGCCGCCGATGCGCCGGCGGAGGCCCCCAAGTCCGGGCGCGGCCGTCGCACGAAGAAGGCGGACGCCGAGGCCCCGGAGGCGAAGACCGAGAAGGCCGAGGCCGCACCGGCCGACAACGCGACGGAGTCCGCCGAGGCGGGCACCGCGCAGGGCGGTCGCACCAAGAACGACGCGGCGAAGAACGAGTCGAAGAACGACGGCGCTGCCGCGAAGAACGACGCCGAGGCGGACGCTCCCGCGAAGGACGCGTCCGGCGAGGCTGAGAACGGCGAGGAGCAGGGCGGTCGAGGCCGCAGCCGTAACCGCAACCGCAACCGCGGCCGCGGGCAGGGCGGCGGTCAGGAGCAGGCGCAGAACGCACCGGCCGATGACGAGCAGTCCGGCAACGGCCGCAACCGTCAGCGCAACAAGCGTCGCGGCGGCGGCCAGGTCGACGAGTTCGAGACGGAGATCACCGAGGACGACGTCCTCATCCCGATCGCCGGCATCCTCGACGTGCTCGACAACTACGCGTTCGTGCGCACCACCGGCTACCTCGCGGGTCCCAGCGACGTCTACGTGTCGCTCGGCCAGGTGAAGAAGTACAACCTGCGCAAGGGCGACGCGGTCGTCGGCTCCATCAAGCAGCCGCGCGAAGGCGAGCAGCAGGGCCGTCAGAAGTACAACGCCCTCGTCAAGGTGGACTCGATCAACGGCCTCTCCGTCGACGACGCGGCCACCCGCGTGGAGTTCGGCAAGCTCACCCCGCTCTACCCGCAGGAGCGCCTGCGCCTGGAGACGGCGCCGGAGAAGCTGACGCAGCGCATCATCGACCTGGTGGCGCCGATCGGCAAGGGTCAGCGTGGTCTCATCGTCGCGCCGCCCAAGGCCGGCAAGACGATCGTGCTGCAGCAGATCGCCAATGCGATCGCGCAGAACAACCCCGAGGTGCACCTCATGGTCGTTCTCGTCGACGAGCGCCCCGAAGAGGTCACCGACATGGAGCGCACCGTGAAGGGCGAGGTCATCGCCTCGACCTTCGACCGCCCCGCCGAGGACCACACCACGGTCGCCGAACTCGCGATCGAGCGCGCCAAGCGTCTCGTCGAGCTCGGCCGCGACGTGGTCGTGCTCCTCGACTCGATCACCCGCCTGGGCCGCGCATACAACCTGGCGGCTCCGGCCTCCGGGCGCGTCCTCACCGGCGGCGTCGACGCGTCGGCGCTCTACCCGCCGAAGCGCTTCTTCGGTGCTGCACGCAACATCGAGAACGGCGGCTCCCTCACCATCCTCGCCACCGCGCTGGTGGAGACCGGTTCCAAGATGGACGAGGTCATCTTCGAGGAGTTCAAGGGCACCGGCAACAGCGAGCTGCGTCTGTCCCGTCAGCTGGCCGACAAGCGGATCTTCCCGGCGGTGGACGTCAACGCGTCCAGTACCCGTCGCGAGGAGATGCTGCTCTCCGCCGACGAGGTCAAGATCACCTGGAAGCTCCGCCGCGCCCTCGCCGGCCTCGACCCGCAGCAGGCACTCGAGGTCGTGCTCGGCAAGCTCAAGGAGACCCACTCGAACGTGGAGTTCCTCGTGCAGATGCAGAAGTCGATCCCGACGCTGCCCTCGGGCGCCCACGGGCACGACAACAACATCCGCTGAGGCCCGACGTGTTCGAGTCCGTCCAGACTCTCATCGACGAGCATCGCCGGGTGCAGGAGGAGCTCTCCGACCCGGCGGTGCACGCCGACGCGGCACGCGCGAAGCGCGTCAACCGTCGGTACGCCGAGTTGTCGCGCATCGTCGCGGCGCACGAGGCCTGGACGGCGGCCGTCGACGACCTGGAGGCGGCCCGCGAGCTCGCGCGCGAGGACGAGGCGTTCGCCGCCGAGATCCCTGCCCTGGAGGAGGGCGTGCAGACGACGCAGGAGCGCTTGCGGCGTCTGCTGATCCCGCGGGATCCGGACGACGCCCGCGACGTCATCATGGAGATCAAGGCGGGGGAGGGCGGCGCCGAGTCGGCCCTGTTCGCCGCCGACCTGCTGCGCATGTACGTGCAGTACGCCGCATCGAAGGGGTGGAAGACCGAGCTCCTGGAGCGCAACGAGTCCGACCTCGGCGGCTACAAGGACGTCCAGGTCGCCATCAAGGGGTCCTCGTCCGATCCGGCGCAGGGCGTCTGGGCGCATCTGAAGTACGAGGGCGGCGTGCACCGCGTGCAGCGGGTTCCCGCGACGGAGTCGCAGGGGCGCATCCACACGTCGACCACCGGGGTGCTCGTGTTCCCCGAGGTGGACGAGCCCGAGGAGATCC is from Microbacterium sp. BLY and encodes:
- the prfA gene encoding peptide chain release factor 1; this translates as MFESVQTLIDEHRRVQEELSDPAVHADAARAKRVNRRYAELSRIVAAHEAWTAAVDDLEAARELAREDEAFAAEIPALEEGVQTTQERLRRLLIPRDPDDARDVIMEIKAGEGGAESALFAADLLRMYVQYAASKGWKTELLERNESDLGGYKDVQVAIKGSSSDPAQGVWAHLKYEGGVHRVQRVPATESQGRIHTSTTGVLVFPEVDEPEEIQIDQNDLKIDVFRSSGPGGQSVNTTDSAVRITHVPTGIVVSMQNEKSQLQNREAAMRVLRARLLAKQQEELDAAASDARKSQIRGMDRSERIRTYNFPENRIADHRTGFKAYNLDQVMDGALDPIIESAIAADEEARLAAVGSES
- the rho gene encoding transcription termination factor Rho — translated: MTYKGVLVENLSETQNDQAAPAADAPVAEAATESAPAKKRAPRRATTATAATKAAKATEESGTAEAPAAAGDAADAAEAAPKAKAPRRTRAKKADAEAPAEAGAAESTPAAEAADAPAEAPKSGRGRRTKKADAEAPEAKTEKAEAAPADNATESAEAGTAQGGRTKNDAAKNESKNDGAAAKNDAEADAPAKDASGEAENGEEQGGRGRSRNRNRNRGRGQGGGQEQAQNAPADDEQSGNGRNRQRNKRRGGGQVDEFETEITEDDVLIPIAGILDVLDNYAFVRTTGYLAGPSDVYVSLGQVKKYNLRKGDAVVGSIKQPREGEQQGRQKYNALVKVDSINGLSVDDAATRVEFGKLTPLYPQERLRLETAPEKLTQRIIDLVAPIGKGQRGLIVAPPKAGKTIVLQQIANAIAQNNPEVHLMVVLVDERPEEVTDMERTVKGEVIASTFDRPAEDHTTVAELAIERAKRLVELGRDVVVLLDSITRLGRAYNLAAPASGRVLTGGVDASALYPPKRFFGAARNIENGGSLTILATALVETGSKMDEVIFEEFKGTGNSELRLSRQLADKRIFPAVDVNASSTRREEMLLSADEVKITWKLRRALAGLDPQQALEVVLGKLKETHSNVEFLVQMQKSIPTLPSGAHGHDNNIR